The Glutamicibacter mishrai DNA window CCGGTGCCTACGCCAATTTGAAACGAGGACTGGCTAGAAGCGTCGGGCATGACCGGCTTGCCTACTCAGCAGGCAAATCCCAGTTCATCAAGGACGTTGTTGACGGAAAGTGGCCGCGTGACTTGTCGGTGTGATTCCTAAGCGAGCTATAAAATGCTTACGCAGCAGATCATCCGAAGTGAATCCGACTTCACGAGCTATGGCACCAATTGACAGGTCTGTTTGTTCAAGGAGGCGTTGTGCTTCTTGCACGCGGAGATCATTGAGCCAAGCGACGGGTGTAGTTCCGAGATTCGCAGAGAACCATCGGTGAAACGTTCGTGGAGACATTGCACAGGTAGCTGAGAGCTCTTTGACGCTCCACTGTCGTTGGAGATCCTTGCTGACTTGCAAATGTAGGTGCTCGACAGACGGCAACGAGCTGGCAGGAAGACGGGTATCTGCATATTGGGCTTGAGTACCCGGTCTGAACACGGGTGTGACCATTGCCTTGGCGATGGTCTGTGCGGCGTTTACGCCCCAACTCTCGCGAACCAAGTGCAACAAGAGATCAACCCCGGCGGTGACACCTGCTGACGTCCAGACTTTGTCCTTGCCACAATACAAATCCCTGGCCTTGACATGAATTCCTGGGTAGCGGCGGGCTAGTTCGTCGGCAAAGCGCCAGTGTGTTGTGGCTTCGCGCCCATTGAGCAGTCCGGCTTCAGCAAGTGTGAATGCGCCGGTGCATAACGAAGCTACAGTTACACCGGCAGATGCAGCCCTCGCGACCGCATCGACTTCTACCTGACTCGGTTCGGACAGCGGATCTTCGCTGCCTGGGACCACCAGGATGTCGAGTTCCTCCACGGAGGTGAAGTCATGGGTGCTCCGGATCGATTGGAACGGGTCCAAATCAGTGACGTTCTCGGCTGCAATGAGGCGAATTGTCGGCCGGGGGAGTCCTCGATCTGAACGGTCATCGAATACTTCTCGAATAACCGCAATATCAAATGCACGCCGTCCCGGGCCGATGAGAATTCCGACGATCATCATGGCGCAATCTTATCGAACCATGGCATTAATGCCGCTGTTGATGCCTTTAGATCACTGATGAACTATAGGTATGACTAGGAATAATGAACCAGCGCTGATCGTGGTCGATATGCAACAGGGTTTCTACGAAGAGTCGTGGGGACAAACCACGAATTATCCTGGGTGCGAAAACAACGTTGATCGACTTCTGTCGGCGTGGTCCGAGTTCCAATTGCCGATAGTGATCGTCAGGCACGATAGCCGGAATCCAATGTCGCCATTGTTTGCTGAAGGACCCGGCAACAATCTTCAGGAATCAGTACAAGCCGTCACACCCGATCTCATCGTGACTAAGACGGTGAACTCGTCCTTTTATGGTTCGCCAGATTTGGAACAGTGGCTCAGGTCCAAGGAGATCAGCAGGATTGTTGTCTGTGGGATCCAAACCAATTTATGCGTGGAGACAACTTCCCGCATGGGAGGAAATCTTGGTTTTGAAGTCATCGTGCCGCTCGACGCTACACGAACTTTCGATTTAGCCGGACCTGATGGCGCTGTCATTCCGGCGGCCACTTTAATGCAAGTTACGGCGACAAATCTACATGGGGATGGGTTCGCGCAAGTGGTTTCGACTCAAGACGTTTTGCACTCATTGAAACAGGTGTGACAGGGCAGTGGCAGGCAGGAGCTAGAAGGATTGATTTCTCACAACGGTAAATATGCTGGACGCAGCCACAATGTTCCCTATAGGTTCGTGCTATGAAGATCTCGTTCACGCCAATGGGCCCGCCAGACAGCGACGCCATCGTCGAATTTCTATCCACAAACAATTTCCCGTTTCATGTTCGGCGAGACTGGAAAGACGGAGAACTGAAGCAGAGCGTTGATGACGGACGATATTGGAACGAAGAGAGCCAAGGATTCTGGATCGATGGTGATGGCCAGTCCCTTGGAATGGTGGTACTCGAAGACTTGGAAGACGATACCCCGATGTTCGACCTTCGCATGGCGACGAGCTATCGCGGACAAGGGCTTGGCGTAAATGTATTGAAAGAACTTTGCGCCAAGGTTTTCACCGACTACCCAGAGGCATTGCGCTTTGAAGGACAAACCAGGGAAGACAATATTGCGATGCGCAAAACTTTCCTTAAGGCTGGTTTTCTGAAGGAAGCACACTACCGGATGGGTTGGCCAGCCGACGATGGCAAGAAGTTGGCTTCGGTAGCCTACGCAATTCTCCGCCAAGATTGGGAGAGCGGTGAAACAACCAACTTCGACTGGAATGACATGGAAGTCTGAGCCTTCATTGTCCGATCTTTAGTCTGTGGTGAGTTTCAAGTAGTCCCGAGTAATTTCCAGATGGCCCAAGTGCTGGCAAAACTCTTCGTACACATGCAGGAGGACGCCTTCGCAGGTGGCCATCCAATATTCGACCTTGCGACCGGTTGGCAATACGGCGGGAGCCTGCTGCAGTTGGGTGCGGGCAAGATCGGCAACGAATGCAGTTCTCGCCTCGGAGGCCACTTTTAGGGCGTCCGACTTATCCATCGTGGTGCTGAACTCGGCATCCCGGTCGCGGGGAATTTCGACACCGAGGTTTACCGTTGAGGACCAGCGGCGCATCATTCCGCAACAATGAAGCAGGATCTGCACGGGAGAATTGCTGCCATGCATCGGCAGGCAACCGTTGACCGAATCCTCGGGAATGTCCTGGACGGTTTCAAAAATCTGGTCGAACTTTTCGAGCAAGAGCCTGACGAGGATCTGCTCGTTGGGCGCCAATGAATTCATGCCTCGATTCTAGTCATGCGCCGGATCCCCAGTCGCAGAACAGCTCATCCCAGCAAGGTCTTGAAACACTTCCAGGGTGCAGCGGAGAAGATCCGCTGTGCCCTGGAAAGGTATTCAATTACGTGGAATGCTTCCCAACGTGGTGCGATTCCAGTGTACTTTCTGGCACGCGCATCGACTCCTTGGCATGGAATGCCCGACCATCCAACGGTACTTGACCGGAACTCACCGCTAATCACGTCAGATTTTGGAATTGCTGTTTTCGCCTGAAGGCGTAAAGGTCACCAGATTAAAGGATCCTGAGATGCTAAGACGGGATTGCGAGGGCACCATGAGTGCATCCAGTCGGTTGAGCTGATCATTGCCAACCTGGCAATGATCGTTCAGTGCAACCAGGATTTTCACTTGGTCGATACTGCACTCTTGCTCGGAATCGTGGGTGGTGGACACCTTCGCATCCCAATGTTCGCCCACGAACATGAGATTTAGTGCCAGAAATCCCGTTCCCAATGGCGCAACTGAAACTTCATCTTCACCAGCAAACGCGATCTGTTCACCGGCGCGCAGGCGATGCCTCTCGCCGTCAACTTCAAGATCGATCTCGCCAGGCCCCAGGGCAACTTGCACTCGGTCAATGCCCGGATATTGGCTATAAGGCTGAGACTGAGAAATCTCTGCGATGCTCACCTTCCAGCTCCACGCACCTTGGGAATTTGAATCGCTGAATAGCGTGCGCGACACCCCTTTGCCGTTCTTCCAAGGCTGAGTCGGCAGATCTGCATATCGAACGATGGGCGCTGCAGGCATGATGGTTCGCTTCCTTGTGTGCTCACGTGGCTTTGGTCGTTATCATTCCACCTGAGTTCAATTCCAATTAATTCGTGACCGAAGAAGCATGGTGCGGACTGTTCTGTCGGAACCCGGCGGATAGCGTTCAACCACCCTCACCAGTATTAAGATGGAGCGATGAGCCAACCACCAGCTAAGAAATCAGTCATGCCTGATGCTGAAGTATCGATAGATCTTGAGTTGGTGCGCGAGCTGATCACAGCCCAAGCTCCGCAATGGGCTCATGAAGCCATCACCTACCTGGCTACAGGTTGGGATAACGAAGTTTATCGTCTGGGCGAGACCCTGCTCGTCCGGCTTCCTCGGCGGCAGATGGGGGAGGACACTGGTGCCAAAGAGCGACGTTGGTTTCCACAACTGGCAGAAGACTGTGGGGTGGACATCGGGCTGGCGATCTTTGAAGGACAGCCCACTTCGAGCTACCCCTTCACCTTTTCAATATGCCCATACGTTCCAGGTGTCAGCGCGGCCCAGCTGACCCGCCAGGACCGTGATCAGTATGCAGACCAGTTTTCAAATCTGTTGAAAGCGATTCATCAACCGTCTCGTACGCCGGAGCCACGAAGCGAATTTCGTGGATGCGCACTCTCGCTGGTTGATGCGCGGACTCGTGAGCAAATCGCGAGCTTGAAATCATCGATGCAGCCCGCCGCCTTGGCGATTTGGCAGCAAGCCGTGGAAGCTGGGGAATATCAGGGAGCCCCAGCATGGCTGCATGGAGATCCTCATCCGCACAACACTGTGGTTGATGACCGATCGCCACATCTTTCCGTGTCCTTGGTCGATTACGGGGATCTATGCGTTGGCGATCCAGCCTCGGATCTCGGCATGTTCTGGATGCATTTCACTCCAGCGGGCATCAGCAGAGCCTTCGAGAACTACGGCATCTCGATTGGTAGCCCAACATGGATACGAGCTCGTGGCTGGGGACTCCGATACGCGATGCTGACGGCGAATCTCGGAGCCGAGGATCTTCTGGGCATCGTCGGGCGCGAGACATTAGATGTGCTCGTTGCTGAATCTAATGCGCAATAAATAAGCAGTCCGTGACGTGCACGAGACCGTAAGCTAAATTCAAACCAGCCAACCTATTAGCTGCTGACCTTTGTCAGCGAGAGGACTGCTGTGGATCTCGAAAAAAATCCGAGCATTGCTGCAAGACTGTGCAGGGAATCGCACGCAGAATTATCGCGACAGGTATCCGGTTTGGACGACGAGATCATGTGTAAGAACAGCAGGCTACCTGGCTGGACTGTGGGCCATGTATTAACGCACCTCGCTCGAAACGCGGATGCTCATTCACGGCGTCTTGCTGGAGCGCTGAATGGTGAGGACGTTCCCAAATACGCAAACGGTCCGGAGCAACGTCGACAAGAAATCGAGGACGGGGCTAGAAGGACTGCAGCAGAAATTTTGGCTGACTTGGAATCGAGCAATCGCCAATTGGACATGTTGCTTGAACAGTGCGAGCAGGAGCGCTGGCCCAACGCAGATTTTGTGGGAGGCGGCCACTACGGGGCTGGCGGATGCCCGGCCCACCGTTTACGCGAAGTGCAGATGCATCTCGTTGATCTGGGGTTGGGATACACCCCTAGCCGGTGGCCCAAAGAATATGTGGAATGGGATCTTGATAATTTACTGGCCAGTGTCCCTGAACGTTTGGCTAGTTCGAAGGCCCGTACCGAGCTAGTCGCGTGGTTGGCTGGGCGTTCACCTCTGAACGAGGACTTCGCTCTGGAACCCTGGGGCTGAGCAAGATTGCCACAGCTTCCTATCGATCTCGCCCTAGTCAGTCCTGGCTGAGAAGTCCCGGCAACTGATCCATGCCGGTGAACACCTCGGAAGCCCCTGCTGCCAAGAGCTTTTCCTTGGTGCTGCTGATCGGTCCACCAGGGCAATATCCGAAGACTGTGGCTCCAGCGGCAATACCAGCGGCCACACCGGTGACGGTATCTTCAACGACTGCGGCTTTAGCCGGATCAATTTCAAGCCCTGAAGCTGCTGCCAGATAGACATCCGGCGCCGGCTTGCTGTGGGCATACTCCATGCCACTGTAGATATGACCGCCGAAGAACGGCGCCATTCCGGTAATCGAAAGCTGCATTTCGACTTTGGCCCGGTCCGCTCCAGTAGCGCACGCAATCTTGCCGCCGTAGAGGGCTGAAGCTTCCTTCACTACCTCCAAGGCACCGGGAATGGCCTGCAGATTTTCGCGAAGGGCCACATCGCGGCGTCGCCTAAAGCCGCCAATCCACTGTTCGTCAATGCGCACCCCGGTATTCTCCAGGATCGGTTCCCACTGATCTTTGAGCGCCTTCCCGATGAAGATGCTGATGCACTCTTCTTGGCTGATATTCCAGCCCAATTCCATGAGCATCTCGCGCAGCACTGCGTTGGTGATGGATTCGGAATCGACCAGTACGCCATCACAATCGAAGAGCACGGCGGAGAATTTTGGACGCGACAAGATTGACCCTTCCTGCAGGACTACAGAACTGCGACTCGGCTAAGCGACTGAGAACTCGTGGAGAATGCGTGCCAGCGGAGCCAGCTCAGGCTGCTCTTCTGCCTGCTTCAAAACGCGTTCCAAGGTGGCATCGTGAATCGGCTTGGCCTTTTGGTACAGCTCGTGGCCAACCGGGGTCAATTCGGTATAGATGCCACGACGATCATCGGCACACAACACCCGTGACAGTAGGTTGCGGTCTTCGAGCCGGGTGACCAAGCGCGTCGTTGCGCTCGGGCTCAGGGCGGTGGCTCGGGCGAGCTGCGCCATGCGCATATGCCAGCCATCCTGGCGGTTCAAGGCGTCCAACAATGTGTACTCGACCACAGAAAGCCCAACCTGAGCGGTCAGATCTTTTTCTAGTGCGGCATCGATTAATCCGTGCAATGACGCCAAAGTACGCCATCCACGAGCACGGATTTCGACAGCATCATCTGCGATTCCCATGGTTCCTCCAAAAATACTTGCTTGCGCCGGTTAGTTGCGTGTGCAACGATGGTATCCATCGCGCAATAACAAGCGTGTGCAACTAATTTATCTAGTCTATCAGGAGTAACGCTATGCCGCTCGGTCTTATTGCGTTGGCTATCGGTGCCTTTGGCATCGGGCTTACTGAATTTGTCATCATGGGCCTGTTGCCAGACGTGGCCAACGACTTCGCTGTCAGCGAGGCCGCTGCTGGCTGGCTCATTTCCGGATACGCACTCAGCGTAGTTGTCGGAGCCCTCGGCCTGACCGCTGCTACCGTCCGCCTGCCACGCAAGCCGGTGCTTGTCGGCCTGCTGCTTCTGTTCATCGTCGGCAACTCGCTCACCGCGCTGGCCGGCAACTACGAAGTGGCCATGATCGGCCGCGTCATCGCCGCACTATGCCACGGTGCATTCTTCGGCATCGGCTCGGTAGTGGCATCTGACATGGTTCCAGCCAATAAGAAGGCCGGCGCTATCGCCATCATGTTCACCGGGCTGACCGCCGCTAACGTTTTGGGTGTTCCTTTCGGGACCCTGCTTGGACAGCACTCCGGCTGGCGCTCGACCTTCTGGGCTATTTCCGGCATTGGCGTCCTGGCGCTCATCGGTATCCTCGTATTGGTCCCAGCGATCAAGCATGCAGCAGAAGGAATCTCGCTGCGCAAGGAACTCGGTGCCTTCACCTCATTGCAGGTTTGGCTCTCGCTGGGCGTCACCATCCTGGGCTACGGCGGCATGTTCGGTGCCTTCACCTACATCGCCTACACCCTGACCGAAATCACCGGCTTCAATGCGACCACCGTGCCATGGCTGCTGATGCTCTTCGGTGTTGGCCTCTTCGTGGGCAACTGGATCGGCGGGCGCATGGCCGACAAGAGCATCGATCGCACGCTGCTCTTCTTCATCTCGGCACTGCTGCTCGTCCTGGTCCTCTTCGGATTCTTCGCAAGCAACCAGGTTGCCACCGTCATCGCCTTGCTGCTCATGGGCGGCTTCGGGTTCGGAACCGTTCCTGGCCTGCAGAGCCGCATCATGCAGTACGCCGGCAACGCGCCAACCTTGGCATCGGGTGCCAACATCGGCGCCTTCAACGTCGGCAACGCACTGGGCGCATGGGCCGGCGGCCTGGGCATCGCAGCAGGCCTCGGCTACACCTCGCCGATCTGGATCGGTGCGCTGATCACCTTGGTTGCGCTGATTGTCATCCTAGTCGCCATGGGCTTGGCCAAGAAGGCCTCGGCAGCGGCACCGCAGCTGGTTCCAGCTAGCTAATCAACAGTTTTCCTCAGTCCATCAACCAATTTTTAGGAGTTAGATATGACTACCGCCATCCCAACCATCACCCTGAATAACGGCGTTGAAATGCCTCAGGTAGGTTTCGGAGTCTTCCAAGTTCCCAATGAGGAAACCACTGCCGCAGTGAGCGCAGCTCTCAAGGCCGGCTACCGCAGCATCGACACCGCTGCGATCTACGGCAATGAAGAAGGCGTCGGCAAAGCGTTGGCACAGTCCGGCATTGCCCGCGAAGAACTGTTCATCACCTCCAAGATCTGGATCGCAGACATGGGTTACGAGCAGACTCTCGAAGCATTCGATGCAAGCCTTGAGCGCTTGGGCCTGGATTACCTGGACCTGTTCCTGATCCATTGGCCAGCTCCTGAAAAGGATCTCTACGTTGAGACCTGGAAGGCACTGGAGAAGCTGTACGCAGAGAAGAAGATCCGCGCTATTGGCGTTTCGAACTTCCAGCCAGCACACCTGGACAAGCTGATCGCTGAGAGAACCATCGTTCCAGCAGTGAACCAGGTTGAGCTGCACCCGGCTCTGCAGAACCGCGAAGTCATTGCCTTCAATGCCGAGCACGGTATCGCCACCGAAGCATGGAGCCCGCTGGCCCAGGGAGCAATGCTCACTGACGAAACCATTCTCGCAATTGCAGATGCTCACAAGGTCACTGCTGCACAGGTCATCCTGCGCTGGCATCTGCAGCAGGGCCGCGTGATCATCCCTAAGTCGGTCACCGAGTCCCGCATCGTTGCCAATCTGGATCTGTTCGGCTTTGAATTGACCGGCGATGAGCTGGACAGCATCGACGCGCTTGATCGCGACGGCCGCACCGGGCCAAACCCGGACACCTTCAACGGCTAACAGCATCGCACCAGCGAAGCTCGCTCTCATTTGAGGGCGGGCTTCGCTCTTTAACTAGCCCGTAACCAGTCCCTGCACCGCCGTGCGAATAGCTTCAATAACATCATTGATGGTGCTCCGGTGCAGGTGCTCTGCCCTGAGCAAAAGGTCGATTTGTCGCCCGGAGTTCAGTCCCTTAATTGGTCGTAAAGTCACCGATTCATCCAGGGTCTTCCGCGCGGTGAATCGCGGCAGGATGCCCAGGCAATCACCGGCTTCCACGAGGGCTCCTGCAGTGGCGTAGTCGTTGACCCGATGCTCGATATTCGGTGCCTTGCCGGCCAAAGCGGCAATGGTTTCCAGCACGTCGGCGGGGGAGTAGCCAGGGCGTGAAACCACCCAACGCTCATCAATGACCTGCTGCGGAGTGAGCTGATCAAATTCGGCCAGCGGGTGATCCTGGTGGATGGCAATGTCCAACGGCTCGAAGGCCAGAGGTATCACGGTGATCCGGTCCTCTGGCCACGGCGCCGTGTGCGGCATGCGATGGGCGAGGACCATGTCGTAGGTCGAGGTCAGAGCCGGGAAATCCTGCTGGGATACGTCCTCGTCGAAGAAATGCAGCGGCGGCAGCTGGTCCGGAGGCAGGGCGAGCAGCGGCGCGAAAATGGTCTGGCCGATGGAATGGAAGCCGGCGATCTTGATCGGGACATCCTTGTCCTGCTCCACGGTGCGGATTCTTGCCGAGGCTTCAGCCAGGGTGGAAGCCACCGACGCCGCCGCAGAAGCGAGCAATTTGCCTTCGGAAGTCAGCACCAGTCGCCGGCCTTCCTTCTGGGTCAGGGGCGCGGAGAATCCCCGCTGCAATTGAGCCAGATGCTGGGAAACAGCCGAGGGAGAGACAAAAAGCGCCTTCGCCACCGCGTTGACGCTGCCTAAATCCGCGAGTTCTCGCAGGATCCGCAGCTGATGTAGTTCCATGAAGTAAATGCTAAATCAACAGATCAGTAAATCGTAATTCTTCTAATATGTTTTCCCTTCGGATCTGGTGCCACACTGGAAGCAACACAGTCCGTCGTGTGTGAACCGACGGCCATCTGCAAAGGATCACGCATGAAAGCACTGTACAAGTCCGGGCCGCACGCGGGCCTGGAATTGGTTGATCGTCCGGAACCAGAAGTTGGCGTGCACGATGTAAAAATCCGTGTCATGACCACCGGTATCTGCGGCACCGATCTGCACATCGAGGCCTATGACGATGCCGCCAAGGCCATGATCAACACCCCTCTGGTTCCCGGTCACGAGTTCTACGGCGAAGTCGTGGACATCGGTGATTTTGTGCACGGCGTTAAGGTCGGCGACCGGGTTTCCGGCGAAGGCCACGTGGTCTGCGGAATCTGCCGCAACTGCCGGGCCGGGCGCAAGCAGATGTGCATCAACGTCGATTCGGTCGGCGTCCAGCGCGACGGCGCCTTCGCCGAATTCGTGGTGATCCCCGAAAGCAACGTGTACATCCACCGCGACGAACGCATCACCCCGCTGCTCGGCGCGATCTTCGACCCCTTCGGCAATGCGGTGCACACCGCCTTGCAATTCCCGATGGTCGGCGAAGACGTGCTGATCACCGGCGCCGGGCCGATCGGTTTGATGGCCGCCGCCGTCGCCCGCCACGTTGGCGCCCGCAAGGTCGCGATCACCGATATTTCCGATCAGCGCCTGGAACTGGCCAAGACCATGGGCGTGGACCTGGCAGTGAATGTCGGGACCACCCGGATCAAGCAGGCACAACGCGACTTGGGCATGGTCGAAGGCTTCGACTACGGCATGGAAATGTCCGGACACTCCAGCGCCCTGCCGGAGATGATCGAGAACATGAACCACGGCGGCAAGATCTGCATGCTCGGCCTGCCAAGCTCCTCCATCGATATCAACTGGGGCAAAGTGGTCACCCACATGCTCACCCTCAAGGGCATCTACGGCCGCGAAATGTTCGAGACCTGGTACGCCATGAGCGCCATGCTCACCAGCTCGGATGTCATGCGCGAACGCATCTCCTCGGTGGTCACCGACTTCCTGCCAGCTACGCAATGGCAGCAGGGCTTTGAAGCGGCCCGCGGCGGCCACGGCGGCAAGGTCGTACTCGACTGGACCGTTTTCGCAAGCTAAGAATTTCTCGCACCAACAAGGAGCAATCCCCATGTATACCGATCTCAAGGACCAGCTCACCGATGAACTCGACGAGCTGAAGTCCTCCGGCCTGTTCAAGGCAGAACGCCACATCGACTCGGCCCAGTCCGCGTCCATCCTGGCCGGCTCGCTGGGCACCGACGCCCGCAAGGTCTTGAACTTCTGCGCCAACAACTACCTGGGGCTGGCCGATAACCAGCAGATCATCGACGCCGCCAAGTCCGCCATGGACGAGCGCGGCTTCGGCATGGCCTCGGTCCGCTTCATCTGCGGCACCCAGGACCTGCACCTGGAATTGGAATCCCGGCTCTCGAAGTTCCTGGGCACCGACGACACCATCCTGTTCTCCAGCTGCTTCGATGCCAACGGCGGGGTCTTCGAGTCCCTGTTCGGCAAGGAAGACGCCATCATCTCCGACGCGCTGAACCACGCCTCGATCATCGACGGCATCCGCCTGTCCAAGGCCGCGCGCTTCCGCTACGCCAACCAGGACATGGCCGATCTGGAAACCCAGCTGCAGGCCGCCGCGCAGCTCAACGACGGGGCCGGAGCACGCCGCACTATCATCGTCACCGACGGCGTCTTCTCCATGGACGGCTACCTGGCACCGCTCGAAGCCATCTGCGATTTGGCCGACAAGTACAACGCGCTGGTCATGGTCGACGACTCCCACGCGGTGGGCTTCATGGGCGCCACCGGTGCCGGCACTCCCGAGCATGCAGGGGTCTCGGACCGCGTGGACATCTACACCGGCACCTTCGGCAAGGCCTTGGGAGGAGCCTCCGGCGGCTACGTCTCCGGCCGCGGCGAAATCGTCGCGATGCTGCGCCAGAAGGCCCGCCCGTACCTGTTCTCCAACTCGCTGGCCCCATCGATCGTGGCCGCCACGCTCAAGGCGCTGGACCTGGTAGTCGACTCCAAGGACCTGCGCGAGAAGCTCTTCGAGAACGCCGCTCACTTCCGCCACCGCATGACCGAAGAGGGCTTCGAGCTGCTCGACGGCGAGCACGCCATCATCCCGGTGATGTTCGGTGACGCGGTCAAGGCCGCAGAGGTGGCAGGCAAGATGCTGGAACAGGGCGTCTTCGTGACCGCCTTCAGCTTCCCGGTGGTGCCCAAGGGCGCCGCGCGCATCCGCGTGCAGCTTTCCGCGGCCCACTCGGCAGAGGATATCGAGGCCTGCGTGCAGGCCTTCGTCGCAAGCCGCTGACCGAACCGCCGGCCGGTGCTCGTGTTTCAATAGGAACTACGAGTTGGCATAACCAAAGGCGGAGGACTCATGGCGACAAGGGATGATGTGGCGCGCTTGGCCGGCGTTTCCCCCAGCACCGTGTCCTACGTGATCAGCGGCCGGCGCACGATCTCCGATGCCACCAAGGCCAAGGTGCTGTCGGCAATGCGGGAGCTGAATTACACACCCGATGCCTTTGCCCAGGGCCTGGCCGGGTCACGCCGCGGCATCCTCGCCCTGCATTTCCCCACCAGCGTGGACGGCTATTCCTCCACCGAATTCGAGTACGTCACCGCCGCCATGGAGCGCGCCCGGGCGCTGGGCTACCACATGCTGCTCTGGTCCAACCCGATGACCGATGTGATGGGGCTCGAAAGCCTGGTCGGCCAGAAGCTGGTTGCCGGGGTGCTGCTCATGGAAGTGTCGATCAACGATCCGCGCTTTGACGTGCTGCGCCGGGCCAACATCCCCTTCGCCTCCATCGGGCGCCCCGATGACAGCGAGGACCTGTCCTACGTGGACAATGATTTCGCCGAAGCCGGGCGCATCGCCGTGGACTACCTGGCCGATCTCGGCCACCACTCGCTCATGTACATCAACGTGTCGGTCCAAGACCAGAAGGCCGGCAACGGCCCGGCCACCCGCACGGCCCGCGCCATCGGCGATGCGGTGGCCGGCCGCGGCCTGCGCATGCAGGAAGTCCCGGTGGAGAATAATGCCCGCGGCGGCCGCGAGGCGCTGGAGATCTACCTGGCGATGGATCCGCGGCCTACCGCGGTGCTGGCCCTGAAGGAGTTCGCCACCGCCGGCTTCGTCAACGCCGCCGGCATGGCCTCGCTGCGGATCCCCGAGGATCTTTCGGTGATCGCCCTGGGCGTGGGAGATCGTTCCGCTGAGATGGTCGCCCCGGCCCTGACTACCGTGGCCCCGTCGGGGGAGCGGATTTCCCATGCGGCGGTGGATGCACTGGTGCAGCAAATCGAGGGCCGGACCACGGGTGCGGTGCAGGAACTGATCACCCCGCAGATGATGGTGCGGGACAGTTCTGGCCCGGCCCCGCGCTGAGCTGCGGCGGTAATTTATCCGGGGGTTCGCCGCTAAGTGTTGACGCGCGTCGATGACCTGCGTCACTATTGGAGGGATCATTCGTGCCAGGCCACCGAAGCCGGCCGGGTACTACTCAACGTGGAGGGCATCATGAAGAAAGCGCACCGCGGGCTCAAGCTCGCACCGGTGATCTCAGTGGCGGCAATCAGCCTGCTTTTGGCCGGCTGTTCCGGGGGAGCGGACCCCAATGACCCCAACGCATCCGGAGGCTCAGGCGAAGCCCAGGTAGGCCAGGCCGACGGCGTCGTGGACATCTACGGCCCGGTCACCGGCATCGAAGCGGAACTGCTGGAGAAGTCCTGGGCCAAGTGGTCCGAGGAAAACGACATCAAGATCCGCTACACGGGAGACAAGAACTTCGAATCGCAGATCGGCATCAAGGTCCAGGGCGGCGACACCCCGGACTTGGCGGTCTTCCCGCAGCCCGGCCTGCTGCAGGCCACCGTGGCCCAGGGCAAGGTGCAAAAGCTCCCCGAAGCGGTGCAGAGCCAGCTGTCGAGCAACTGGTCCGAAGACTGGCAGAACTACGGCAAGGTTGACGGCGTGCAATACGGTGTGCCGCTGATGGCCAGCGTCAAAGGCTACATCTGGTACTCGCCCAAGCAGTTTGAAGAATGGGGTGTGAGCGTACCGAAGACCTGGGACGAGATGACCAACCTGGGCACCGAGATCTCCAAGAAGACCAACGAGCCAGCCTGGTGT harbors:
- a CDS encoding aminoglycoside phosphotransferase family protein; translated protein: MPDAEVSIDLELVRELITAQAPQWAHEAITYLATGWDNEVYRLGETLLVRLPRRQMGEDTGAKERRWFPQLAEDCGVDIGLAIFEGQPTSSYPFTFSICPYVPGVSAAQLTRQDRDQYADQFSNLLKAIHQPSRTPEPRSEFRGCALSLVDARTREQIASLKSSMQPAALAIWQQAVEAGEYQGAPAWLHGDPHPHNTVVDDRSPHLSVSLVDYGDLCVGDPASDLGMFWMHFTPAGISRAFENYGISIGSPTWIRARGWGLRYAMLTANLGAEDLLGIVGRETLDVLVAESNAQ
- a CDS encoding cysteine hydrolase family protein, translated to MTRNNEPALIVVDMQQGFYEESWGQTTNYPGCENNVDRLLSAWSEFQLPIVIVRHDSRNPMSPLFAEGPGNNLQESVQAVTPDLIVTKTVNSSFYGSPDLEQWLRSKEISRIVVCGIQTNLCVETTSRMGGNLGFEVIVPLDATRTFDLAGPDGAVIPAATLMQVTATNLHGDGFAQVVSTQDVLHSLKQV
- a CDS encoding DUF664 domain-containing protein; this encodes MNSLAPNEQILVRLLLEKFDQIFETVQDIPEDSVNGCLPMHGSNSPVQILLHCCGMMRRWSSTVNLGVEIPRDRDAEFSTTMDKSDALKVASEARTAFVADLARTQLQQAPAVLPTGRKVEYWMATCEGVLLHVYEEFCQHLGHLEITRDYLKLTTD
- a CDS encoding GNAT family N-acetyltransferase, with translation MKISFTPMGPPDSDAIVEFLSTNNFPFHVRRDWKDGELKQSVDDGRYWNEESQGFWIDGDGQSLGMVVLEDLEDDTPMFDLRMATSYRGQGLGVNVLKELCAKVFTDYPEALRFEGQTREDNIAMRKTFLKAGFLKEAHYRMGWPADDGKKLASVAYAILRQDWESGETTNFDWNDMEV
- a CDS encoding maleylpyruvate isomerase N-terminal domain-containing protein, which gives rise to MDLEKNPSIAARLCRESHAELSRQVSGLDDEIMCKNSRLPGWTVGHVLTHLARNADAHSRRLAGALNGEDVPKYANGPEQRRQEIEDGARRTAAEILADLESSNRQLDMLLEQCEQERWPNADFVGGGHYGAGGCPAHRLREVQMHLVDLGLGYTPSRWPKEYVEWDLDNLLASVPERLASSKARTELVAWLAGRSPLNEDFALEPWG
- a CDS encoding GlxA family transcriptional regulator, with the translated sequence MMIVGILIGPGRRAFDIAVIREVFDDRSDRGLPRPTIRLIAAENVTDLDPFQSIRSTHDFTSVEELDILVVPGSEDPLSEPSQVEVDAVARAASAGVTVASLCTGAFTLAEAGLLNGREATTHWRFADELARRYPGIHVKARDLYCGKDKVWTSAGVTAGVDLLLHLVRESWGVNAAQTIAKAMVTPVFRPGTQAQYADTRLPASSLPSVEHLHLQVSKDLQRQWSVKELSATCAMSPRTFHRWFSANLGTTPVAWLNDLRVQEAQRLLEQTDLSIGAIAREVGFTSDDLLRKHFIARLGITPTSHAATFRQQRP
- a CDS encoding HutD/Ves family protein; translation: MPAAPIVRYADLPTQPWKNGKGVSRTLFSDSNSQGAWSWKVSIAEISQSQPYSQYPGIDRVQVALGPGEIDLEVDGERHRLRAGEQIAFAGEDEVSVAPLGTGFLALNLMFVGEHWDAKVSTTHDSEQECSIDQVKILVALNDHCQVGNDQLNRLDALMVPSQSRLSISGSFNLVTFTPSGENSNSKI